The Helianthus annuus cultivar XRQ/B chromosome 16, HanXRQr2.0-SUNRISE, whole genome shotgun sequence genome includes a window with the following:
- the LOC110889875 gene encoding protein root UVB sensitive 5 isoform X8, whose translation MNGTAKRYILDDEFQLTTFLEDESKSNGFSSKELPWLPDLVKDFVLPAGYPGSVSDDYLEYMLFQFPTNVTGWICHTLVTSSLLKAVGLDYSSATTAAASAAAIRWVSKDGIGAVGRFFIGGRFGNLFDDDPKQWRMYADFIGSAGSIFDLCTPLYPAYFLPLASLGNLTKAVARGLKDPSFRVIQSHFAVSGNLGDVAAKEEVWDVSAQLIGLGLGILVLSTPGLVNSYPVLASTWMTMRLLHLWLRYQSLSVLQFNTVNLKRARILVNMHVSSSTVLGCEECNKMENILSWEIFSVPRIVFGVSLSDMLDGDTSGLKVKKLLELYSKEKYILVLNQQPFKDFEVLVSFKDGATSLSMLRSVWQTYWLYKNQSRQENMFDQLQESLKELDHQFDMFLQQLRDVGWDIDSINLKVRKDVFIQDFSMY comes from the exons ATGAACGGAACTGCAAAGAG GTATATACTGGATGATGAATTTCAACTAACAACCTTTCTTGAGGATGAATCCAAATCTAATGGATTTTCTTCAAAGGAACTGCCATGGCTTCCTGATTTAGTCAAAGATTTTGTTCTGCCTGCTGGTTACCCAG GGTCTGTTTCAGATGATTACCTGGAATATATGCTGTTTCAGTTTCCAACCAATGTCACTGGATGGATCTGTCACACTTTGGTCACTTCAAGCCTTCTAAAG GCTGTTGGTTTAGACTATTCTTCTGCAACTACCGCCGCCGCTTCTGCTGCTGCCATCAG ATGGGTGTCGAAAGATGGAATTGGTGCCGTTGGGCGTTTTTTCATTG GTGGGCGATTTGGAAATCTTTTTGATGATGATCCAAAACAATGGCGAATGTATGCCGACTTCATAGGAAGTGCTGGAAG CATCTTCGATCTCTGTACACCTCTCTACCCTGCATATTTCCTTCCACTAGCATCTCTAGGGAATCTTACTAAG GCTGTAGCAAGAGGGCTAAAGGATCCATCATTTCGGGTGATTCAAAGTCATTTTGCTGTTTCTGGAAATCTTGGAGATGTGGCAGCAAAG GAGGAAGTTTGGGACGTATCTGCACAGCTCATTGGCCTTGGTCTGGGCATATTGGTCCTG TCAACACCTGGTCTTGTTAATTCATATCCAGTTTTAGCATCGACATGGATGACCATGCGGCTTCTGCACCTTTGGCTACGTTATCAATCTCTTTCAGTTCTTCAGTTCAATACG GTAAATCTAAAGCGGGCCCGGATTTTGGTGAACATGCATGTCTCAAGCTCAACAGTTTTGG gATGTGAGGAATGCAATAAAATGGAAAATATATTATCATGGGAGATATTTTCGGTACCTCGAATAGTTTTTGGTGTGTCTCTGTCTGACATGCTTGATGGTGACACATCAGGCCTCAAG GTGAAGAAGCTTCTAGAACTTTATTCTAAGGAGAAATATATCCTTGTCCTCAACCAGCAGCCTTTCAAAGATTTTGAAGTCCTTGTCTCCTTTAAG GATGGAGCTACAAGCCTCTCGATGCTGCGAAGTGTTTGGCAGACGTATTGGCTCTATAAGAATCAAagcagacaagaaaacatgtttgatcaacttcaagaaAGCCTGAAAGAACTTGATCATCAATTTGACATGTTTTTGCAGCAGCTAAGAGACGTCGGATGGGACATCGATAGCATAAATTTGAAAGTTCGTAAAGACGTTTTTATCCAAGATTTTTCCATGTATTGA